A stretch of the Orcinus orca chromosome 1, mOrcOrc1.1, whole genome shotgun sequence genome encodes the following:
- the NAV1 gene encoding neuron navigator 1 isoform X4, producing the protein MLHLPLPRAGRTNFSRSWDESSSISSGLSDASDNLSSEEFNASSSLNSLPTTPTASRRNSTIVLRTDSEKRSLAESALNWFSESEEKAPRKLEYDSGSLKMEPGAAKWRRERPESCDDPSKVGELKKPITLGHPGSLKKGKTPPVAVTSPITHTAQSALKVAGKPEGKAADKGKLAVKSAGLQRSSSDAGRDRLGDAKKPPSGIARPSTSGSFGYKKPPPATGTATVVQAGGSATLGKAQKTSGIPVKPANGRKTSLDVPNGAEPGFLAPGARSNIQYRSLPRPAKSSSMSVTGGRAGPRPVSSSIDPSLLSTRQGSLTPSRLKEPSKGAGGRATPAPVNQTDREKEKAKAKAVALDPDSVALKSMGSPESTPKGQASHPPAPKLAELPPTPLRATAKSFVKPPSLANLDKVNSNSLDLPASADAHAPKVPDLHTPGPAAGGPLPSCFSPSPAPILNINSASFSQGLELMSSFGVPKETRMYPKLSGLHRSMESLQMPMSLPGAFPSSAPVPAAPAPPAAPAEEDAEELTWSGSPRTGQLDSNQRDRNTLPKKGLRYQLQPQEEAKEWRHSHSIGGPPESDDQPELPSPPALSMSLSAKGQLTTIVSPTAATTPRITRSNSIPTHEAAFALYSGSQMGSTLSLAERPKGMIRSGSFRDPADDVHGSVLSLASSASSTYSSAEERMQSEQIRKLRRALESSQEKVATLTSQLSANANLVAAFEQSLVSMTCRLRHLAETAEEKDTELLDLRETIDFLKRKNSEAQAVIQGALNASEATPKELRIKRQNSSDSISSLNSITSHSSIGSSKEADAKKKKKKSWLRSSFNKAFSIKKGPKSASSYSDIEEIATPDSSAPSSPKLQHQATETASPSIKSSASSSAGTDAPEGPAPPAPHARLFQGSEEEEPEKKEVSELRSELWEKEMKLTDIRLEALNSAHQLDQLRETMHNMQLEVDLLKAENDRLKVAPGPSASSAAGQAPGSSALPSPRRSLGLALSHPFSPSLADTDLSPMDGISTSGPKEEVTLRVVVRMPPQHIIKGDLKQQEFFLGCSKVSGKVDWKLLDDAVFQVFKDYISKMDPASTLGLSTESIHGYSVSHVKRLLDAEPPELPPCRRGVNNIAVSLKGLKEKCVDSLVFETLIPKPMMQHYIGLLLKHRRLVLSGPSGTGKTYLTNRLAEYLVERSGREVTEGIVSTFNMHQQSCKDLQLYLSNLANQIDRETGIGDVPLVILLDDLSEAGSISELVNGALTCKYHKCPYIIGTTNQPVKMTPNHGLHLSFRMLTFSNNVEPANGFLVRYLRRKLVESDCDVNANREELLRVLDWVPKLWYHLHTFLEKHSTSDFLIGPCFFLSCPIGIEDFRTWFIDLWNNSIIPYLQEGAKDGIKVHGQKAAWEDPVEWVRDTLPWPSAQQDQSKLYHLPPPTVGPHSIASPPEDRTVKDSTPSSLDSDPLMAMLLKLQEAANYIESPDRESILDPNLQATL; encoded by the exons CTGGGATGAGAGCAGCTCCATCAGTAGCGGGCTCAGTGATGCCTCTGACAACCTCAGCTCGGAAGAGTTCAATGCCAGCTCCTCACTCAACTCCCTGCCCACCACGCCGACGGCATCTCGCAGGAACTCGACTATAGTG CTGCGCACGGACTCCGAGAAGCGCTCGCTGGCAGAGAGCGCGCTGAACTGGTTCAGTGAGTCGGAGGAGAAGGCCCCCAGGAAGCTGGAGTACGACAGCGGCAGCCTGAAGATGGAGCCCGGGGCGGCCAAGTGGCGGCGAGAGCGGCCCGAGAGCTGTGACGACCCATCCAAGGTTGGGGAACTGAAGAAGCCCATCACCCTGGGGCACCCCGGGTCCCTGAAGAAGGGCAAGACCCCGCCGGTGGCCGTCACCTCCCCCATCACTCACACGGCCCAGAGCGCCCTCAAGGTCGCAG GCAAACCCGAGGGCAAGGCCGCCGACAAGGGCAAGCTGGCGGTGAAGAGCGCCGGCCTGCAGCGCTCCTCCTCGGACGCCGGCCGCGACCGCCTGGGTGACGCCAAGAAGCCTCCCTCGGGCATCGCGCGCCCATCCACGTCGGGGTCCTTCGGCTACAAGAAGCCCCCTCCCGCCACAGGCACGGCCACCGTCGTGCAGGCCGGGGGCTCGGCCACGCTCGGCAAGGCGCAGAAGACCTCGGGCATCCCCGTCAAGCCGGCGAACGGACGCAAGACCAGCCTGGACGTGCCCAACGGCGCGGAGCCCGGCTTCCTGGCTCCGGGCGCCCGTTCCAACATCCAGTACCGCAGCCTGCCCCGACCGGCCAAGTCCAGCTCCATGAGCGTGACCGGCGGGCGGGCCGGCCCCCGGCCCGTGAGCAGCAGCATCGACCCCAGCCTCCTCAGCACCAGGCAGGGCAGCCTGACGCCCTCCAGGCTGAAGGAGCCCTCCAAGGGGGCCGGCGGGCGGGCCACCCCAGCCCCCGTCAACCAGACGGACCGGGAGAAGGAGAAGGCCAAGGCCAAGGCCGTGGCCCTGGACCCAGACAGCGTGGCCCTGAAGAGCATGGGCTCCCCGGAGAGCACGCCCAAGGGCCAAGCGAGCCACCCCCCGGCCCCCAAGTTGGCAGAGCTGCCGCCAACCCCCCTCAG GGCCACGGCTAAGAGCTTTGTCAAGCCACCCTCCCTAGCCAATCTGGACAAGGTCAACTCCAACAGCCTGGATCTCCCTGCGTCCGCTGACGCCCATGCGCCGAAGGTCCCAGATCTGCACACTCCAGGCCCGGCCGCCGGGGGTCCCCTCCCTTCTTGCttcagccccagcccagcccccatccTCAACATCAACTCCGCCAGCTTCTCCCAGGGCCTGGAGCTCATGAGCAGTTTCGGCGTCCCCAAAGAGACCCGCATGTACCCCAAGCTCTCAGGCCTGCACAGGAGCATGGAGTCCCTCCAGATGCCCATGAGCCTGCCCGGCGCCTTCCCCAGCAGCGCCCCTGTCCCTGCAGCCCCCgcgccccccgccgcccccgcagAGGAGGACGCCGAAGAGCTGACCTGGAGCGGAAGCCCCAGGACTGGGCAGCTGGACAG tAATCAGCGGGATCGGAATACTCTTCCCAAGAAGGGGCTCAG GTACCAGCTGCAGCCCCAGGAGGAGGCCAAGGAGTGGCGACACTCCCACAGCATCGGGGGGCCGCCCGAGTCCGACGACCAGCCAGAGCTGCCGTCGCCCCCTGCGCTGTCCATGTCCCTGAGCGCCAAGGGCCAGCTTACCACCATAG TGAGTCCCACTGCGGCCACCACGCCAAGAATCACCCGCTCCAACAGCATCCCCACCCACGAGGCGGCCTTCGCGCTGTACAGCGGCTCCCAAATGGGGAGCACCCTGTCCCTGGCCGAGAGACCCAAGGGGATGATCCGGTCAGGATCCTTCCGAGACCCCGCGGACGACG TTCACGGCTCAGTGCTGTCCTTGGCCTCCAGTGCCTCTTCCACCTACTCCTCA GCTGAGGAGAGGATGCAGTCTGAG CAAATCCGGAAGCTTCGCAGGGCCCTGGAGTCATCCCAGGAGAAAGTAGCCACCTTGACGTCGCAGCTCTCCGCCAAC GCCAACCTGGTGGCGGCCTTTGAGCAGAGCCTGGTGAGCATGACATGCCGTCTGCGGCACCTGGCGGAGACAGCTGAGGAGAAG GACACTGAGCTGCTGGACTTACGGGAAACCATAGACTTTCTGAAGAGGAAGAACTCTGAGGCCCAGGCTGTCATTCAGGGGGCCCTCAATGCCTCAGAAGCCACACCCAAAG AACTCCGGATCAAGAGGCAGAACTCCTCGGACAGCATCTCGAGCCTCAACAGCATCACCAGTCACTCCAGTATCGGCAGCAGCAAGGAGGCCGAtgccaaaaagaagaagaagaagagctgG CTCCGAAGTTCCTTCAACAAAGCCTTCAGCATAAAGAAGGGGCCCAAGTCCGCTTCCTCCTACTCTGACATCGAGGAGATCGCCACGCCCGACTCCTCGGCCCCCTCGTCCCCCAAACTGCAGCACCAGGCTACGGAGACTGCCTCGCCCTCCATCAAGTCCTCCGCCTCGTCCTCCGCGGGCACCGATGCCCCCGA gGGCCCCGCTCCCCCGGCCCCCCACGCCCGGCTGTTCCAGGGCAGCGAGGAGGAGGAGCCGGAGAAGAAGGAGGTGTCCGAGCTGCGCTCCGAGCTGTGGGAGAAGGAGATGAAGCTCACGGACATCCGCCTGGAAGCCCTCAACTCGGCCCACCAGCTGGACCAGCTGCGGGAGACCATGCACAACATGCAG TTGGAGGTGGACCTGCTGAAAGCTGAGAACGACCGGCTGAAGGTGGCCCCGGGGCCCTCGGCGAGCTCCGCTGCAGGGCAGGCCCCGGGATCTTCGGCTCTGCCATCCCCTCGCCGCTCCCTGGGCCTGGCGCTCAGCCATCCCTTCAGCCCGAGCCTCGCAGATACAG ACCTGTCTCCCATGGATGGTATCAGCACCTCTGGTCCAAAGGAGGAAGTGACTCTTCGGGTGGTGGTGAGGATGCCCCCACAGCACATCATCAAAGGG GACTTGAAGCAGCAGGAGTTCTTCCTGGGGTGCAGCAAGGTCAGCGGGAAAGTTGACTGGAAGCTGCTGGATGACGCTGTTTTCCAAGTGTTCAAG GACTACATTTCTAAGATGGACCCAGCCTCGACGCTGGGACTAAGCACCGAGTCCATCCACGGCTACAGCGTCAGCCACGTGAAACGGCTCCTGGACGCGGAGCCCCCGGAGCTGCCCCCCTGCCGCCGAGGGGTCAACAACATAGCAGTCTCCCTCAAAG GTCTCAAGGAGAAGTGTGTGGACAGCCTGGTGTTTGAGACGCTCATCCCCAAGCCCATGATGCAGCACTACATTGGCCTTCTGCTCAAGCACCGGCGCCTTGTCCTCTCCGGCCCCAGTGGCACCGGCAAGACCTACCTGACCAACCGCCTGGCCGAGTACCTGGTAGAGCGCTCCGGCCGCGAGGTCACCGAGGGCATCGTCAGCACCTTCAACATGCACCAGCAGTCCTGCAAG GATCTGCAGCTGTATCTCTCCAACCTGGCTAACCAGATAGACCGGGAAACGGGAATTGGGGATGTCCCCCTGGTGATCCTGCTGGATGACCTGAGTGAGGCGGGCTCCATCAGCGAGCTGGTCAACGGGGCCCTGACCTGCAAGTATCACAAATG TCCCTATATTATAGGCACCACTAATCAGCCGGTGAAAATGACCCCCAATCACGGCTTGCATCTGAGTTTCAG GATGCTGACCTTCTCCAACAACGTGGAGCCCGCCAACGGCTTCCTGGTTCGCTACCTGAGGAGGAAGCTGGTGGAGTCGGACTGCGACGTCAACGCCAACAGGGAGGAGCTGCTGCGGGTGCTGGACTGGGTGCCCAAGCTGTGGTACCACCTGCACACCTTCCTGGAGAAGCACAGCACCTCGGACTTCCTCATCG GCCCCTGCTTCTTTCTGTCCTGCCCCATCGGCATTGAGGACTTCCGGACCTGGTTCATTGACCTATGGAACAACTCCATCATTCCCTACCTGCAGGAAGGGGCCAAGGACGGCATCAAG gTTCACGGGCAGAAAGCCGCCTGGGAGGACCCCGTCGAGTGGGTCCGGGACACTCTTCCCTGGCCGTCAGCCCAACAAGACCAGTCAAAGCTGTaccacctgcccccacccaccgTGGGCCCTCACAGCATTGCTTCGCCCCCTGAGGACAGGACGGTCAAG
- the NAV1 gene encoding neuron navigator 1 isoform X5: MLHLPLPRAGRTNFSRSWDESSSISSGLSDASDNLSSEEFNASSSLNSLPTTPTASRRNSTIVLRTDSEKRSLAESALNWFSESEEKAPRKLEYDSGSLKMEPGAAKWRRERPESCDDPSKVGELKKPITLGHPGSLKKGKTPPVAVTSPITHTAQSALKVAGKPEGKAADKGKLAVKSAGLQRSSSDAGRDRLGDAKKPPSGIARPSTSGSFGYKKPPPATGTATVVQAGGSATLGKAQKTSGIPVKPANGRKTSLDVPNGAEPGFLAPGARSNIQYRSLPRPAKSSSMSVTGGRAGPRPVSSSIDPSLLSTRQGSLTPSRLKEPSKGAGGRATPAPVNQTDREKEKAKAKAVALDPDSVALKSMGSPESTPKGQASHPPAPKLAELPPTPLRATAKSFVKPPSLANLDKVNSNSLDLPASADAHAPKVPDLHTPGPAAGGPLPSCFSPSPAPILNINSASFSQGLELMSSFGVPKETRMYPKLSGLHRSMESLQMPMSLPGAFPSSAPVPAAPAPPAAPAEEDAEELTWSGSPRTGQLDSNQRDRNTLPKKGLRYQLQPQEEAKEWRHSHSIGGPPESDDQPELPSPPALSMSLSAKGQLTTIVSPTAATTPRITRSNSIPTHEAAFALYSGSQMGSTLSLAERPKGMIRSGSFRDPADDVHGSVLSLASSASSTYSSQIRKLRRALESSQEKVATLTSQLSANANLVAAFEQSLVSMTCRLRHLAETAEEKDTELLDLRETIDFLKRKNSEAQAVIQGALNASEATPKELRIKRQNSSDSISSLNSITSHSSIGSSKEADAKKKKKKSWLRSSFNKAFSIKKGPKSASSYSDIEEIATPDSSAPSSPKLQHQATETASPSIKSSASSSAGTDAPEGPAPPAPHARLFQGSEEEEPEKKEVSELRSELWEKEMKLTDIRLEALNSAHQLDQLRETMHNMQLEVDLLKAENDRLKVAPGPSASSAAGQAPGSSALPSPRRSLGLALSHPFSPSLADTDLSPMDGISTSGPKEEVTLRVVVRMPPQHIIKGDLKQQEFFLGCSKVSGKVDWKLLDDAVFQVFKDYISKMDPASTLGLSTESIHGYSVSHVKRLLDAEPPELPPCRRGVNNIAVSLKGLKEKCVDSLVFETLIPKPMMQHYIGLLLKHRRLVLSGPSGTGKTYLTNRLAEYLVERSGREVTEGIVSTFNMHQQSCKDLQLYLSNLANQIDRETGIGDVPLVILLDDLSEAGSISELVNGALTCKYHKCPYIIGTTNQPVKMTPNHGLHLSFRMLTFSNNVEPANGFLVRYLRRKLVESDCDVNANREELLRVLDWVPKLWYHLHTFLEKHSTSDFLIGPCFFLSCPIGIEDFRTWFIDLWNNSIIPYLQEGAKDGIKVHGQKAAWEDPVEWVRDTLPWPSAQQDQSKLYHLPPPTVGPHSIASPPEDRTVKDSTPSSLDSDPLMAMLLKLQEAANYIESPDRESILDPNLQATL; encoded by the exons CTGGGATGAGAGCAGCTCCATCAGTAGCGGGCTCAGTGATGCCTCTGACAACCTCAGCTCGGAAGAGTTCAATGCCAGCTCCTCACTCAACTCCCTGCCCACCACGCCGACGGCATCTCGCAGGAACTCGACTATAGTG CTGCGCACGGACTCCGAGAAGCGCTCGCTGGCAGAGAGCGCGCTGAACTGGTTCAGTGAGTCGGAGGAGAAGGCCCCCAGGAAGCTGGAGTACGACAGCGGCAGCCTGAAGATGGAGCCCGGGGCGGCCAAGTGGCGGCGAGAGCGGCCCGAGAGCTGTGACGACCCATCCAAGGTTGGGGAACTGAAGAAGCCCATCACCCTGGGGCACCCCGGGTCCCTGAAGAAGGGCAAGACCCCGCCGGTGGCCGTCACCTCCCCCATCACTCACACGGCCCAGAGCGCCCTCAAGGTCGCAG GCAAACCCGAGGGCAAGGCCGCCGACAAGGGCAAGCTGGCGGTGAAGAGCGCCGGCCTGCAGCGCTCCTCCTCGGACGCCGGCCGCGACCGCCTGGGTGACGCCAAGAAGCCTCCCTCGGGCATCGCGCGCCCATCCACGTCGGGGTCCTTCGGCTACAAGAAGCCCCCTCCCGCCACAGGCACGGCCACCGTCGTGCAGGCCGGGGGCTCGGCCACGCTCGGCAAGGCGCAGAAGACCTCGGGCATCCCCGTCAAGCCGGCGAACGGACGCAAGACCAGCCTGGACGTGCCCAACGGCGCGGAGCCCGGCTTCCTGGCTCCGGGCGCCCGTTCCAACATCCAGTACCGCAGCCTGCCCCGACCGGCCAAGTCCAGCTCCATGAGCGTGACCGGCGGGCGGGCCGGCCCCCGGCCCGTGAGCAGCAGCATCGACCCCAGCCTCCTCAGCACCAGGCAGGGCAGCCTGACGCCCTCCAGGCTGAAGGAGCCCTCCAAGGGGGCCGGCGGGCGGGCCACCCCAGCCCCCGTCAACCAGACGGACCGGGAGAAGGAGAAGGCCAAGGCCAAGGCCGTGGCCCTGGACCCAGACAGCGTGGCCCTGAAGAGCATGGGCTCCCCGGAGAGCACGCCCAAGGGCCAAGCGAGCCACCCCCCGGCCCCCAAGTTGGCAGAGCTGCCGCCAACCCCCCTCAG GGCCACGGCTAAGAGCTTTGTCAAGCCACCCTCCCTAGCCAATCTGGACAAGGTCAACTCCAACAGCCTGGATCTCCCTGCGTCCGCTGACGCCCATGCGCCGAAGGTCCCAGATCTGCACACTCCAGGCCCGGCCGCCGGGGGTCCCCTCCCTTCTTGCttcagccccagcccagcccccatccTCAACATCAACTCCGCCAGCTTCTCCCAGGGCCTGGAGCTCATGAGCAGTTTCGGCGTCCCCAAAGAGACCCGCATGTACCCCAAGCTCTCAGGCCTGCACAGGAGCATGGAGTCCCTCCAGATGCCCATGAGCCTGCCCGGCGCCTTCCCCAGCAGCGCCCCTGTCCCTGCAGCCCCCgcgccccccgccgcccccgcagAGGAGGACGCCGAAGAGCTGACCTGGAGCGGAAGCCCCAGGACTGGGCAGCTGGACAG tAATCAGCGGGATCGGAATACTCTTCCCAAGAAGGGGCTCAG GTACCAGCTGCAGCCCCAGGAGGAGGCCAAGGAGTGGCGACACTCCCACAGCATCGGGGGGCCGCCCGAGTCCGACGACCAGCCAGAGCTGCCGTCGCCCCCTGCGCTGTCCATGTCCCTGAGCGCCAAGGGCCAGCTTACCACCATAG TGAGTCCCACTGCGGCCACCACGCCAAGAATCACCCGCTCCAACAGCATCCCCACCCACGAGGCGGCCTTCGCGCTGTACAGCGGCTCCCAAATGGGGAGCACCCTGTCCCTGGCCGAGAGACCCAAGGGGATGATCCGGTCAGGATCCTTCCGAGACCCCGCGGACGACG TTCACGGCTCAGTGCTGTCCTTGGCCTCCAGTGCCTCTTCCACCTACTCCTCA CAAATCCGGAAGCTTCGCAGGGCCCTGGAGTCATCCCAGGAGAAAGTAGCCACCTTGACGTCGCAGCTCTCCGCCAAC GCCAACCTGGTGGCGGCCTTTGAGCAGAGCCTGGTGAGCATGACATGCCGTCTGCGGCACCTGGCGGAGACAGCTGAGGAGAAG GACACTGAGCTGCTGGACTTACGGGAAACCATAGACTTTCTGAAGAGGAAGAACTCTGAGGCCCAGGCTGTCATTCAGGGGGCCCTCAATGCCTCAGAAGCCACACCCAAAG AACTCCGGATCAAGAGGCAGAACTCCTCGGACAGCATCTCGAGCCTCAACAGCATCACCAGTCACTCCAGTATCGGCAGCAGCAAGGAGGCCGAtgccaaaaagaagaagaagaagagctgG CTCCGAAGTTCCTTCAACAAAGCCTTCAGCATAAAGAAGGGGCCCAAGTCCGCTTCCTCCTACTCTGACATCGAGGAGATCGCCACGCCCGACTCCTCGGCCCCCTCGTCCCCCAAACTGCAGCACCAGGCTACGGAGACTGCCTCGCCCTCCATCAAGTCCTCCGCCTCGTCCTCCGCGGGCACCGATGCCCCCGA gGGCCCCGCTCCCCCGGCCCCCCACGCCCGGCTGTTCCAGGGCAGCGAGGAGGAGGAGCCGGAGAAGAAGGAGGTGTCCGAGCTGCGCTCCGAGCTGTGGGAGAAGGAGATGAAGCTCACGGACATCCGCCTGGAAGCCCTCAACTCGGCCCACCAGCTGGACCAGCTGCGGGAGACCATGCACAACATGCAG TTGGAGGTGGACCTGCTGAAAGCTGAGAACGACCGGCTGAAGGTGGCCCCGGGGCCCTCGGCGAGCTCCGCTGCAGGGCAGGCCCCGGGATCTTCGGCTCTGCCATCCCCTCGCCGCTCCCTGGGCCTGGCGCTCAGCCATCCCTTCAGCCCGAGCCTCGCAGATACAG ACCTGTCTCCCATGGATGGTATCAGCACCTCTGGTCCAAAGGAGGAAGTGACTCTTCGGGTGGTGGTGAGGATGCCCCCACAGCACATCATCAAAGGG GACTTGAAGCAGCAGGAGTTCTTCCTGGGGTGCAGCAAGGTCAGCGGGAAAGTTGACTGGAAGCTGCTGGATGACGCTGTTTTCCAAGTGTTCAAG GACTACATTTCTAAGATGGACCCAGCCTCGACGCTGGGACTAAGCACCGAGTCCATCCACGGCTACAGCGTCAGCCACGTGAAACGGCTCCTGGACGCGGAGCCCCCGGAGCTGCCCCCCTGCCGCCGAGGGGTCAACAACATAGCAGTCTCCCTCAAAG GTCTCAAGGAGAAGTGTGTGGACAGCCTGGTGTTTGAGACGCTCATCCCCAAGCCCATGATGCAGCACTACATTGGCCTTCTGCTCAAGCACCGGCGCCTTGTCCTCTCCGGCCCCAGTGGCACCGGCAAGACCTACCTGACCAACCGCCTGGCCGAGTACCTGGTAGAGCGCTCCGGCCGCGAGGTCACCGAGGGCATCGTCAGCACCTTCAACATGCACCAGCAGTCCTGCAAG GATCTGCAGCTGTATCTCTCCAACCTGGCTAACCAGATAGACCGGGAAACGGGAATTGGGGATGTCCCCCTGGTGATCCTGCTGGATGACCTGAGTGAGGCGGGCTCCATCAGCGAGCTGGTCAACGGGGCCCTGACCTGCAAGTATCACAAATG TCCCTATATTATAGGCACCACTAATCAGCCGGTGAAAATGACCCCCAATCACGGCTTGCATCTGAGTTTCAG GATGCTGACCTTCTCCAACAACGTGGAGCCCGCCAACGGCTTCCTGGTTCGCTACCTGAGGAGGAAGCTGGTGGAGTCGGACTGCGACGTCAACGCCAACAGGGAGGAGCTGCTGCGGGTGCTGGACTGGGTGCCCAAGCTGTGGTACCACCTGCACACCTTCCTGGAGAAGCACAGCACCTCGGACTTCCTCATCG GCCCCTGCTTCTTTCTGTCCTGCCCCATCGGCATTGAGGACTTCCGGACCTGGTTCATTGACCTATGGAACAACTCCATCATTCCCTACCTGCAGGAAGGGGCCAAGGACGGCATCAAG gTTCACGGGCAGAAAGCCGCCTGGGAGGACCCCGTCGAGTGGGTCCGGGACACTCTTCCCTGGCCGTCAGCCCAACAAGACCAGTCAAAGCTGTaccacctgcccccacccaccgTGGGCCCTCACAGCATTGCTTCGCCCCCTGAGGACAGGACGGTCAAG